One genomic region from Bactrocera tryoni isolate S06 chromosome 3, CSIRO_BtryS06_freeze2, whole genome shotgun sequence encodes:
- the LOC120771372 gene encoding endoplasmic reticulum metallopeptidase 1, with amino-acid sequence MSVKKFEIHNNNLERKKSRKLDWYWAPVYCAVWYVLFYATVIPSFYNYPKTLQISEEQQHADEFIGQRAEQQLITLADFGVKLTGTIENEVLAINFLLGEIEKVKAQARLDLYDIDVEVQYASGKFELWQMATSYRNVSNVVVKLAPKNAKSASYLLVNAHFDSEVHSPAAADDGVMVVIMLETLRVIAKSEKPLMHPIVFLFNGAEESNLLASHGFITQHPWAQYCKAVINLDSAGSGGREILFQSGPNHPWLMKYYKQSVPRPYATTIAEELFQNNFIPSDTDFRIFRDYGELPGLDMAHSLNGYVYHTKFDTFANLERHTCQTTGDNVLALTWALANAPELKNPGDHAKGHTVFYDYLGWFMIFYTEDTGVILNITFSVCAIIAILAAVFLMSRSDDADSTKRVFLRFLTILVVQIITIAASVGLAILVAVTIDGIGASECWYSESWLVFGIYFCPIFFIMCLLPAIYMRWTKEGTNMCHDDSIACFMHSHCLILVCLCLVMTGLSIRSAFFPMIAIFFYTISVVLNIINHFWGKRYLNLPIHLLCQLLPFWFYSYQTFVFLTIFIPMQGRSGPTSKPEFMIAGICAIMSIHFGGFILPILHKFRKSKTFLSLFGALFLIFIMIACLPVGFPYKKDVAVQRVYVLHTARTFYDERGFVYKNESGFYVQPVDKRINTLKKTVFQNAEPKSKIPEDCETELFCGLPLYNSRWMDWKNFSRWVAAPSPHLPIPTELKLTSKVYITETRVRYGFSLKSADRVVIYIDPYPNTKIVDWTFDKTPLKSNFSTPYFVYHVYSMDDRPLDFWIELDRGTPDYEGAALRLGIGAHFMYHDAYYTEEFKEFLKLFPEWSYPIDWLASYESRIF; translated from the exons ATGAGCGTTAAGAAATTCgaaatacacaacaacaacctaGAGCGCAAGAAAAGCAGAAAACTTGATTGGTACTGGGCGCCCGTCTACTGTGCTGTCTGGTATGTGCTCTTCTACGCCACCGTCATACCCAGCTTCTATAATTATCCAAAGACGCTACAAATCAGCGAGGAACAACAGCACGCCGACGAATTTATAGGACAACGTGCCGAACAGCAACTAATCACATTAGCTGATTTTGGCGTTAAACTAACAGGGACCATAGAAAATGAAGTTCTAGCTATCAATTTTTTACTCGgagaaattgaaaaagttaaagcACAAGCGCGGCTTGATCTCTACGATATCGATGTGGAAGTGCAATACGCTTCGGGAAAGTTCGAATTGTGGCAAATGGCTACCAGTTATCGCAACGTGTCCAATGTGGTGGTGAAGTTGGCGCCAAAGAATGCTAAATCCGCTTCCTATTTGCTGGTGAATGCACATTTCGATTCAGAAGTGCACTCGCCGGCAGCCGCAGATGACGGTGTGATGGTGGTGATTATGTTGGAGACGCTCAGAGTGATTGCCAAATCCGAGAAGCCGCTTATGCATCCCATTGTATTTCTTTTCAATGGCGCTGAGGAGAGCAATCTGTTGGCTTCGCACGGTTTCATCACGCAGCACCCATGGGCGCAGTATTGCAA aGCCGTCATCAATTTGGACTCCGCTGGTTCGGGTGGTCGTGAAATTCTCTTTCAATCGGGTCCTAATCACCCTTGGCTCATGAAGTATTATAAACAGAGTGTGCCCCGCCCCTATGCTACCACAATCGCTGAAGAGTTGTTCCAGAATAATTTCATACCATCGGATACCGATTTCCGCATATTCCGTGACTATGGCGAGTTACCTGGCCTCGATATGGCACATTCACTTAACGGTTATGTTTATCACACTAAATTCGATACTTTTGCGAATCTCGAGCGACACACGTGTCAGACGACTGGTGATAATGTCTTAGCATTAACATGGGCACTGGCCAATGCACCGGAATTAAAGAACCCAGGg GACCATGCCAAAGGCCACACTGTCTTCTACGATTATCTCGGTTGGTTTATGATCTTCTACACAGAGGATACTGGTGTCATACTCAATATCACCTTCTCTGTTTGTGCCATCATAGCCATCTTAGCAGCGGTTTTCCTAATGTCACGTTCGGACGATGCCGACTCGACTAAGCGTGTCTTCTTACGCTTTCTTACCATATTGGTTGTACAAATTATAACAATAGCTGCGTCAGTGGGTCTAGCAATTTTAGTTGCGGTTACCATAGATGGCATCGGTGCCTCAGAATGTTGGTACTCAGAATCATGGCTCGTCTTTGGCATCTACTTTTGTCCTATCTTCTTTATTATGTGTTTGCTGCCGGCAATTTACATGCGTTGGACCAAGGAGGGA accAATATGTGTCATGATGACTCCATTGCCTGCTTCATGCATTCGCATTGCCTCATTTTGGTGTGCCTTTGTCTGGTTATGACTGGTTTGAGTATACGCTCGGCTTTCTTTCCAATGATTGCTATATTCTTCTACACAATATCAGTTGTATTGAATATCATAAATCACTTTTGGGGCAAGA GGTACTTGAACTTGCCTATACATCTCCTTTGCCAGTTGCTGCCATTTTGGTTTTATAGCTATCAAACATTTGTCTTTCTCACAATATTCATACCCATGCAAGGACGCAGTGGACCAACCAGTAAACCGGAATTTATGATTGCTGGCATCTGTGCTATAATGAGCATACATTTCGGCGGTTTTATT CTTCCAATATTGCATAAGTTCCGCAAATCAAAAAcgtttttaagtttatttggaGCTCTATTTTTGATATTCATTATGATTGCTTGCCTGCCTGTTGGCTTCCCATATAAGAAGGATGTGGCAGTACAGAGAGTTTACGTTTTG CACACAGCACGCACTTTCTACGACGAGCGAGGTTTTGTCTATAAAAACGAAAGCGGTTTCTATGTGCAACCTGTCGATAAGCGTATTAACACTTTGAAGAAAACCGTTTTCCAAAATGCTGAACCGAAATCGAAGATTCCAGAAGATTGTGAGACGGAACTTTTTTGCGGTTTGCCATTATATAATTCGCGTTGGATGGATTGGAA AAACTTCTCCCGCTGGGTAGCGGCGCCAAGTCCACATCTGCCTATACCAACCGAACTAAAGTTAACCTCAAAAGTTTATATTACTGAGACACGAGTACGTTATGGTTTCAGCTTAAAGTCCGCAGATCGCGTAGTGATCTATATAGATCCTTATCCAAATACGAAAATTGTTGATTGGACTTTCGATAAGACGCCATTGAAAAGTAATTTCTCGACACCTTATTTTGTGTATCACGTCTATTCGATGGATGATAGGCCATTAGATTTCTGGATTGAATTGGAC CGCGGTACTCCGGACTATGAAGGCGCCGCACTGCGTCTTGGCATCGGCGCACACTTCATGTACCATGACGCTTACTATACTGAAGAATTTAAAGAGTTCCTCAAGCTATTTCCCGAGTGGTCCTATCCGATAGACTGGTTAGCTTCATATGAGAGTCGCATTTTCTAG
- the LOC120772295 gene encoding endoplasmic reticulum metallopeptidase 1 → MHELNMKSKYENMKIIYNRSKFGWYWAPLFIAFWFLLFYLTVIPSYHSYPEQLKLEDEATSPGRFIGESAESMLLRLTKIGPKVVGSAANEQTAVQFLLTEISKIVRDARTDLYDIEHEVQVTSGNYVIWKMVNVYQSIQNVVVKLTPRGTNSTSSLLINSHYDSVPGSSGAGDSGAMIVIMLETLRVISKYETPLQHSIVFLFNGAEENPLQGSHGFITQHKWARNVKAVINLDSAGSGGREILFQSGPDHPWLMKYYGRHIEHPYASTIGEELFQFGFVPSETDFRIFRDFGNIPGLDMAHTLNGYVYHTKYDRFGLIPQRTYQLTGDNVLALTKALCNAHEMEDPSEHAEGHTIFFDVLGWFIVYYSETTGTVVNIIVCVIAIITILAYIWNMAHQTGMFRRRVFIKFGILLGIQVAAVLLAILVTITIAIFMDSVGLSMSWFSQPWMLFGLYFCPMFFMMGLLPAVYLSRTKEHGLPLGYAIQLIMHAHCLILTVVCIFLISFGIRSAFALMLCIAFYVLSVILNMITCFHKTTFLWLIPHIVCQLLPFLFYSYCSYAFYVIFIPMQGRDGANKNPDILIGGFTMLISLVMAPFLVPLLCLFRKSKTIISIFGGVCLAFIILAATPVGFPYKEREAPQRFYVAHTIRTFHNADPDMSVRYSDAGYYIVPVDRHPHSVDYMFEHMNTTSIDKPVNCETEIMCGYPIYSSRWLGWREQSFWIDGPAPKTGGWPRLRIMRKDRISNTNLIISLEVAGPDHMSIFIKPMNDTKLIDWSLDRTPIQEHFEAPYFIYLSYALDPAPFRFHMEFEHNSPDWSGATLDIAVIGHKIHDDISNTDEFRELVAGFPAWSTVSAWTSSYDSWRI, encoded by the exons ATGCACGAGCTTAACATGAAATCGAAATATGAGAATATGAAAATCATATACAACCGCAGCAAATTCGGCTGGTATTGGGCGCCGTTGTTTATAGCATTTTGGTTTCTACTCTTCTACCTCACCGTCATACCCAGCTATCATAGCTATCCGGAACAGCTCAAATTGGAGGATGAAGCCACAAGTCCGGGTCGTTTTATTGGCGAGAGCGCGGAGAGCATGCTGCTGCGTCTCACCAAAATCGGCCCGAAAGTTGTGGGTAGTGCGGCAAACGAACAAACCGCAGTGCAATTTCTACTCACCGAAATCAGTAAAATAGTGAGAGATGCGCGCACAGATCTCTACGACATAGAACACGAAGTACAGGTTACCTCCGGTAATTATGTCATCTGGAAGATGGTGAATGTGTATCAGAGCATACAGAATGTTGTAGTGAAATTGACGCCGCGTGGCACAAATAGCACATCGAGTTTGCTGATTAACAGTCATTATGACTCGGTGCCCGGTAGCTCCGGGGCCGGTGATTCGGGCGCAATGATTGTCATTATGTTGGAGACTTTGCGTGTGATTTCCAAATATGAGACACCGCTACAGCACTCGATTGTGTTTCTATTCAATGGCGCCGAAGAAAATCCATTACAGGGATCACATGGGTTCATTACGCAACACAAATGGGCGCGCAATGTCAA AGCTGTCATAAACTTGGATTCAGCAGGCTCTGGTGGTCGTGAAATTTTATTCCAGTCCGGTCCTGATCATCCATGGTTGATGAAGTATTACGGTAGGCACATAGAACATCCGTATGCTTCCACGATCGGCGAAGAATTGTTTCAATTTGGATTTGTACCTTCGGAGACTGATTTCAGAATATTTAGAGATTTCGGAAATATACCTG GCTTAGATATGGCTCACACGCTCAATGGCTATGTCTATCATACGAAATATGATCGCTTTGGCTTGATACCGCAAAGAACTTATCAGCTCACCGGCGACAATGTATTGGCCTTGACCAAAGCGTTATGTAATGCACACGAAATGGAAGATCCTTCC GAACACGCAGAGGGACACACAATCTTCTTCGATGTGCTTGGCTGGTTTATTGTCTACTATTCGGAAACCACCGGCACCgttgtaaatattattgtttgtgTCATTGCCATTATCACTATATTGGCCTATATCTGGAATATGGCACACCAGACGGGCATGTTCCGTCGTCGCGTCTTTATCAAATTCGGCATTTTATTGGGCATACAAGTCGCTGCTGTGCTCTTGGCGATTTTAGTTACGATCACAATTGCGATATTTATGGACTCCGTCGGTTTATCTATGTCGTGGTTCTCACAGCCATGGATGCTTTTCGGTTTATACTTTTGTCCGATGTTCTTTATGATGGGCTTGCTGCCGGCGGTCTATTTGAGTCGCACGAAAGAG CACGGTCTTCCCTTGGGCTATGCCATACAGCTCATCATGCATGCCCATTGTCTGATACTAACGGTGGTTTGTATATTCTTGATCTCTTTTGGCATACGTTCGGCATTTGCTTTGATGCTTTGTATCGCCTTCTATGTGTTATCGGTGATCTTGAATATGATCACTTGCTTTCACAAAACAA CTTTCCTCTGGCTCATACCACATATCGTCTGCCAATTGTTGCCGTTCCTCTTTTACAGTTACTGCAGTTATGCTTTCTATGTCATTTTCATACCGATGCAGGGTCGCGATGGCGCCAATAAAAATCCAGATATTCTTATTGGTGGCTTTACCATGTTAATTTCCTTAGTTATGGCGCCATTCTTG GTACCACTTTTATGCCTCTTCCGCAAgtcaaaaacaattatttccaTCTTCGGTGGCGTTTGTTTGGCTTTCATAATTCTGGCCGCCACCCCTGTGGGCTTTCCTTATAAGGAGCGTGAAGCACCACAGCGTTTCTATGTCGCT CACACAATACGCACTTTCCATAATGCCGATCCTGACATGTCAGTGCGCTACAGCGATGCCGGCTACTATATCGTGCCTGTTGATCGTCATCCACATTCTGTGGATTATATGTTTGAGCATATGAATACAACATCCATCGATAAACCGGTGAATTGCGAGACTGAAATAATGTGCGGCTATCCAATATATAGTTCGCGTTGGCTGGGCTGGCG tGAGCAAAGCTTTTGGATTGACGGCCCTGCTCCGAAAACCGGTGGTTGGCCGAGATTGCGTATTATGCGCAAAGATCGCATCTCAAATACGAATCTGATCATTAGCTTGGAAGTTGCGGGTCCCGATCATATGAGTATTTTCATAAAACCTATGAATGATACCAAACTGATTGATTGGTCATTGGATCGTACGCCAATTCAGGAGCATTTCGAGGCACCGTACTTTATATATTTGTCATATGCTTTGGATCCGGCGCCGTTCCGTTTTCATATGGAGTTTGAG CATAATAGTCCAGATTGGTCAGGCGCAACATTGGACATCGCCGTGATAGGCCATAAGATACACGACGACATTTCAAACACAGATGAGTTTCGTGAGCTCGTCGCTGGATTCCCAGCCTGGTCCACAGTGAGCGCTTGGACAAGTTCGTATGACAGTTGGCGTATCTAA
- the LOC120772056 gene encoding endoplasmic reticulum metallopeptidase 1 isoform X2, whose protein sequence is MCSEASWKHEKTRNCWQRLFVDHGKIKWYWAPVFLSFWVLLYFCISIPAYHRLPKPINIADEARYPDRFIAERAEQNLRKLTALGPRVVGSKANEEGAIKYFQNYVTKLKAEANPIYDIESDIQLASGSYCHWNMVNMYQGIQNFVIKIAPKESNSTSYLLVNSHYDSVPHGKGAGDDGTMVAIMLETIRVLSKSDKPLRNPVVFLFNGAEENPLQASHAFITQHKWAKYIKALINLDSAGNGGREVLFQSGPNHPWLMKHYRRAIMHPYASTVAEEMFQRQFIPSDTDFRIFRDHGRIVGLDMAHQYNGYVYHTRYDVAEIVPRGTFQNTGDNVLALVRELANAPELEDPSHDAEGHTVFFDVLGRYLVFYTQTEGVILNVFVSIVAISLCTYSFKQMANSTGTKFGSVLNRALTLLGVQVLAVISGTALCFLIAVFMDLVHMPMAWFTNSWLILGLYFCPLFFGFAIVPALYFHSQRKERFPLGYRVQILLHCHCLFLTFVIVIASIAGIRSAFMLMIAVLFYAIGLIINLCTKLHNKSLPWLIPHILCNIPPFLFYAYQAHGFFVAFIPMTGRFGSSVNPDLIICAFTVSMGLLTGGFMIPVLNLFHKSKTIICSLLTFTVLFIIFAATPIGFPYRPETNIQRFSVLHTRRVFHDQTNAVRRVETGYFILPQDRRTYSVKNHLLNISLAQTLDKDCAEEMLCGLPLYNHRWHKARASSVWIPGPDPKFDHEPQLNLISKDQLSKTSIRYELELSGPDHMGIFIKPLKDRKINAWSFHYTPLRLEWEPPYFIYFSYGKDSSPLKFTLEFENPTEDWSSPIFEIGIAGHWNHDESTHTPEFQKFLQSFPKYVDAIAWPAYYETRLF, encoded by the exons ACCCGAAATTGTTGGCAACGTCTCTTCGTTGATCATGGCAAAATCAAATGGTATTGGGCACCGGTCTTCCTCAGCTTTTGGGTGCTACTCTACTTTTGCATTTCCATACCCGCCTACCATCGTCTACCCAAACCGATTAATATTGCGGATGAAGCCCGCTATCCGGATCGTTTTATAGCGGAGAGAGCCGAACAGAATTTGAGAAAACTCACTGCGTTGGGTCCCCGTGTTGTGGGTAGCAAGGCAAATGAGGAAGGTGCTATtaagtattttcaaaattacgtgACAAAACTGAAAGCTGAAGCTAATCCTATATATGACATTGAAAGTGATATACAGTTAGCTTCCGGCAGCTATTGCCACTGGAATATGGTGAATATGTATCAAGGTATACAGAATTTCGTTATTAAAATTGCGCCCAAGGAGTCGAATAGCACTTCGTATTTGCTGGTGAATAGTCACTATGATTCGGTGCCACATGGTAAAG GTGCTGGCGATGACGGCACTATGGTGGCCATTATGTTGGAGACAATACGC GTTTTATCGAAATCGGATAAACCGCTGCGCAATCCTGTTGTCTTTCTCTTCAATGGCGCCGAGGAGAATCCACTACAAGCCTCACACGCTTTCATCACACAACACAAATGGGCCAAATACATCAA AGCTTTAATAAATTTGGACTCAGCTGGCAACGGTGGACGCGAAGTTCTTTTCCAATCAGGCCCTAATCACCCTTGGTTGATGAAG CATTATCGACGCGCCATTATGCATCCGTATGCGTCGACAGTGGCGGAAGAAATGTTTCAAAGGCAGTTTATACCATCGGATACGGATTTTAGAATTTTCCGCGATCACGGGCGTATAGTGG GCTTGGATATGGCACATCAATATAACGGCTACGTCTATCATACACGCTACGATGTGGCGGAGATTGTACCGCGTGGCACCTTCCAAAATACAGGTGATAATGTACTAGCGTTAGTGCGTGAACTGGCCAATGCGCCTGAGTTGGAGGATCCATCA CACGACGCTGAGGGTCACACCGTCTTCTTCGATGTGCTCGGCCGTTATTTGGTCTTCTATACGCAAACCGAGGGCGTCATTTTAAATGTATTCGTTTCCATAGTCGCGATCAGTTTATGCACCTACTCATTCAAACAAATGGCAAATAGTACGGGCACAAAATTCGGTAGCGTCTTAAATCGTGCGCTCACTTTACTCGGCGTACAAGTACTCGCTGTGATCAGCGGTACAGCGCTCTGTTTCTTGATCGCTGTATTTATGGATCTAGTGCATATGCCGATGGCTTGGTTTACGAACTCTTGGCTCATTTTGGGTTTGTACTTCTGTCCGCTGTTCTTCGGTTTCGCCATTGTGCCAGCACTATATTTCCATTCGCAACGGAAG gAGCGCTTCCCACTTGGTTACCGTGTGCAAATATTGCTGCACTGCCACTGCCTCTTCCTGACTTTCGTTATAGTGATCGCCTCAATTGCCGGCATACGTTCCGCTTTCATGCTTATGATTGCAGTGTTGTTCTACGCAATCGGTTTGATCATCAATTTGTGCACCAAATTGcataacaaat CACTACCTTGGCTCATACCGCATATCCTCTGTAATATTCCACCATTCCTCTTCTACGCCTACCAGGCGCATGGTTTCTTTGTCGCTTTCATTCCAATGACCGGCCGCTTTGGCTCCAGCGTGAATCCCGATCTGATCATATGCGCCTTTACAGTGAGTATGGGCTTGCTCACCGGCGGTTTTATG ATTCCAGTACTAAATCTTTTCCACAAGTCCAAAACTATAATTTGCTCACTACTTACCTTTACTGTGCTATTCATAATATTCGCAGCGACACCTATCGGTTTCCCATACCGTCCAGAGACTAATATACAACGGTTCTCCGTTTTG cacaCTCGTCGTGTCTTCCACGATCAAACGAACGCTGTACGTCGCGTAGAGACGGGCTACTTCATTTTACCGCAAGATCGACGCACTTATTCTGTTAAGA ATCACTTACTCAACATATCTTTGGCACAAACACTCGACAAAGATTGCGCTGAGGAGATGCTGTGCGGCCTACCGCTCTACAACCATCGCTGGCATAAAGCGCG cGCCTCAAGCGTTTGGATACCGGGCCCAGATCCCAAGTTTGACCACGAGCCACAGTTGAATTTGATCTCAAAGGACCAGTTGAGTAAAACGTCTATACGCTATGAATTGGAGTTAAGTGGTCCCGATCACATGGGTATCTTTATAAAGCCTTTGAAAGATCGCAAGATCAACGCTTGGTCATTCCATTACACGCCTTTACGTTTAGAATGGGAGCCACCATACTTCATTTATTTCTCATATGGCAAGGACAGTAGTCCATTGAAATTCACACTCGAATTTGAG AATCCCACGGAGGACTGGAGTTCACCTATATTTGAAATTGGCATCGCTGGCCACTGGAATCATGATGAGAGCACACACACGCCAGAGTTCCAGAAATTCCTGCAAAGCTTCCCCAAATATGTCGATGCGATAGCATGGCCAGCGTACTATGAGACACGACTATTCTAA
- the LOC120772056 gene encoding endoplasmic reticulum metallopeptidase 1 isoform X1 yields the protein MMSSKGEIRRRVMTPNPNTHTTDPLLQQRSETYRTRNCWQRLFVDHGKIKWYWAPVFLSFWVLLYFCISIPAYHRLPKPINIADEARYPDRFIAERAEQNLRKLTALGPRVVGSKANEEGAIKYFQNYVTKLKAEANPIYDIESDIQLASGSYCHWNMVNMYQGIQNFVIKIAPKESNSTSYLLVNSHYDSVPHGKGAGDDGTMVAIMLETIRVLSKSDKPLRNPVVFLFNGAEENPLQASHAFITQHKWAKYIKALINLDSAGNGGREVLFQSGPNHPWLMKHYRRAIMHPYASTVAEEMFQRQFIPSDTDFRIFRDHGRIVGLDMAHQYNGYVYHTRYDVAEIVPRGTFQNTGDNVLALVRELANAPELEDPSHDAEGHTVFFDVLGRYLVFYTQTEGVILNVFVSIVAISLCTYSFKQMANSTGTKFGSVLNRALTLLGVQVLAVISGTALCFLIAVFMDLVHMPMAWFTNSWLILGLYFCPLFFGFAIVPALYFHSQRKERFPLGYRVQILLHCHCLFLTFVIVIASIAGIRSAFMLMIAVLFYAIGLIINLCTKLHNKSLPWLIPHILCNIPPFLFYAYQAHGFFVAFIPMTGRFGSSVNPDLIICAFTVSMGLLTGGFMIPVLNLFHKSKTIICSLLTFTVLFIIFAATPIGFPYRPETNIQRFSVLHTRRVFHDQTNAVRRVETGYFILPQDRRTYSVKNHLLNISLAQTLDKDCAEEMLCGLPLYNHRWHKARASSVWIPGPDPKFDHEPQLNLISKDQLSKTSIRYELELSGPDHMGIFIKPLKDRKINAWSFHYTPLRLEWEPPYFIYFSYGKDSSPLKFTLEFENPTEDWSSPIFEIGIAGHWNHDESTHTPEFQKFLQSFPKYVDAIAWPAYYETRLF from the exons ACCCGAAATTGTTGGCAACGTCTCTTCGTTGATCATGGCAAAATCAAATGGTATTGGGCACCGGTCTTCCTCAGCTTTTGGGTGCTACTCTACTTTTGCATTTCCATACCCGCCTACCATCGTCTACCCAAACCGATTAATATTGCGGATGAAGCCCGCTATCCGGATCGTTTTATAGCGGAGAGAGCCGAACAGAATTTGAGAAAACTCACTGCGTTGGGTCCCCGTGTTGTGGGTAGCAAGGCAAATGAGGAAGGTGCTATtaagtattttcaaaattacgtgACAAAACTGAAAGCTGAAGCTAATCCTATATATGACATTGAAAGTGATATACAGTTAGCTTCCGGCAGCTATTGCCACTGGAATATGGTGAATATGTATCAAGGTATACAGAATTTCGTTATTAAAATTGCGCCCAAGGAGTCGAATAGCACTTCGTATTTGCTGGTGAATAGTCACTATGATTCGGTGCCACATGGTAAAG GTGCTGGCGATGACGGCACTATGGTGGCCATTATGTTGGAGACAATACGC GTTTTATCGAAATCGGATAAACCGCTGCGCAATCCTGTTGTCTTTCTCTTCAATGGCGCCGAGGAGAATCCACTACAAGCCTCACACGCTTTCATCACACAACACAAATGGGCCAAATACATCAA AGCTTTAATAAATTTGGACTCAGCTGGCAACGGTGGACGCGAAGTTCTTTTCCAATCAGGCCCTAATCACCCTTGGTTGATGAAG CATTATCGACGCGCCATTATGCATCCGTATGCGTCGACAGTGGCGGAAGAAATGTTTCAAAGGCAGTTTATACCATCGGATACGGATTTTAGAATTTTCCGCGATCACGGGCGTATAGTGG GCTTGGATATGGCACATCAATATAACGGCTACGTCTATCATACACGCTACGATGTGGCGGAGATTGTACCGCGTGGCACCTTCCAAAATACAGGTGATAATGTACTAGCGTTAGTGCGTGAACTGGCCAATGCGCCTGAGTTGGAGGATCCATCA CACGACGCTGAGGGTCACACCGTCTTCTTCGATGTGCTCGGCCGTTATTTGGTCTTCTATACGCAAACCGAGGGCGTCATTTTAAATGTATTCGTTTCCATAGTCGCGATCAGTTTATGCACCTACTCATTCAAACAAATGGCAAATAGTACGGGCACAAAATTCGGTAGCGTCTTAAATCGTGCGCTCACTTTACTCGGCGTACAAGTACTCGCTGTGATCAGCGGTACAGCGCTCTGTTTCTTGATCGCTGTATTTATGGATCTAGTGCATATGCCGATGGCTTGGTTTACGAACTCTTGGCTCATTTTGGGTTTGTACTTCTGTCCGCTGTTCTTCGGTTTCGCCATTGTGCCAGCACTATATTTCCATTCGCAACGGAAG gAGCGCTTCCCACTTGGTTACCGTGTGCAAATATTGCTGCACTGCCACTGCCTCTTCCTGACTTTCGTTATAGTGATCGCCTCAATTGCCGGCATACGTTCCGCTTTCATGCTTATGATTGCAGTGTTGTTCTACGCAATCGGTTTGATCATCAATTTGTGCACCAAATTGcataacaaat CACTACCTTGGCTCATACCGCATATCCTCTGTAATATTCCACCATTCCTCTTCTACGCCTACCAGGCGCATGGTTTCTTTGTCGCTTTCATTCCAATGACCGGCCGCTTTGGCTCCAGCGTGAATCCCGATCTGATCATATGCGCCTTTACAGTGAGTATGGGCTTGCTCACCGGCGGTTTTATG ATTCCAGTACTAAATCTTTTCCACAAGTCCAAAACTATAATTTGCTCACTACTTACCTTTACTGTGCTATTCATAATATTCGCAGCGACACCTATCGGTTTCCCATACCGTCCAGAGACTAATATACAACGGTTCTCCGTTTTG cacaCTCGTCGTGTCTTCCACGATCAAACGAACGCTGTACGTCGCGTAGAGACGGGCTACTTCATTTTACCGCAAGATCGACGCACTTATTCTGTTAAGA ATCACTTACTCAACATATCTTTGGCACAAACACTCGACAAAGATTGCGCTGAGGAGATGCTGTGCGGCCTACCGCTCTACAACCATCGCTGGCATAAAGCGCG cGCCTCAAGCGTTTGGATACCGGGCCCAGATCCCAAGTTTGACCACGAGCCACAGTTGAATTTGATCTCAAAGGACCAGTTGAGTAAAACGTCTATACGCTATGAATTGGAGTTAAGTGGTCCCGATCACATGGGTATCTTTATAAAGCCTTTGAAAGATCGCAAGATCAACGCTTGGTCATTCCATTACACGCCTTTACGTTTAGAATGGGAGCCACCATACTTCATTTATTTCTCATATGGCAAGGACAGTAGTCCATTGAAATTCACACTCGAATTTGAG AATCCCACGGAGGACTGGAGTTCACCTATATTTGAAATTGGCATCGCTGGCCACTGGAATCATGATGAGAGCACACACACGCCAGAGTTCCAGAAATTCCTGCAAAGCTTCCCCAAATATGTCGATGCGATAGCATGGCCAGCGTACTATGAGACACGACTATTCTAA